The proteins below come from a single Streptomyces spongiicola genomic window:
- a CDS encoding spermidine synthase, giving the protein MDEPIPVERAVDHGTARLLPDIDRPRAWLLTVGGAPQSYVDLDDPTHLEFEYARRLAHVLDVTARERAPLDVVHLGGGALTLPRYVAATRPGSRQDVVEADRGLLSLVAERLPLPSGSGIAVHAADARTWLERAPEDSADVLIADVFGGSRVPAHLTSREYAWAADRALRPGGVYAANLADSAPFGFLRSQLATFAAVFRELALIAEPGVLRGRRFGNAVLLASQAAIDVAALARRTASDVFPARVEYGDGLRRFVGDAGTVGDEDATGSPEPPEGSFGIG; this is encoded by the coding sequence GTGGACGAACCGATTCCCGTCGAGCGCGCCGTGGACCACGGAACCGCCAGGCTGCTGCCGGACATCGACAGACCCCGGGCCTGGCTGCTCACCGTGGGGGGAGCACCCCAGTCCTACGTCGACCTGGACGACCCCACGCATCTGGAGTTCGAGTACGCCCGGCGCCTCGCCCACGTCCTCGACGTCACGGCGCGGGAACGCGCACCGCTCGACGTCGTGCACCTCGGCGGCGGGGCCCTCACCCTGCCCCGCTACGTCGCGGCCACCCGCCCCGGCTCACGGCAGGACGTGGTGGAGGCGGACCGCGGTCTGCTGTCACTCGTCGCCGAGCGGCTGCCGCTGCCGTCCGGCTCGGGCATAGCCGTGCACGCGGCGGACGCGCGCACATGGCTGGAGCGGGCGCCCGAGGACTCGGCCGATGTACTGATCGCCGATGTCTTCGGAGGCTCGCGCGTCCCGGCGCACCTCACCTCCCGGGAGTACGCGTGGGCCGCCGACCGTGCCCTCCGTCCCGGCGGCGTCTACGCGGCGAACCTCGCCGACAGCGCCCCGTTCGGCTTCCTCCGCTCGCAACTGGCCACCTTCGCGGCCGTGTTCCGGGAACTCGCCCTGATCGCCGAGCCGGGTGTGCTGCGCGGACGCCGCTTCGGCAACGCCGTCCTGCTGGCCTCGCAGGCGGCGATCGACGTCGCCGCCCTGGCCCGCCGGACGGCGTCCGACGTCTTCCCGGCCCGGGTGGAGTACGGCGACGGCCTGCGGCGTTTCGTCGGCGACGCCGGGACCGTGGGCGACGAGGACGCGACCGGGTCCCCCGAGCCGCCGGAGGGGTCGTTCGGCATCGGGTGA
- a CDS encoding patatin-like phospholipase family protein, producing MADMDHAGTGAGADTGTDGDGPSRHRGTALVLGGGGLAGIGWEVGILHGLAEAGADVSRADLIVGTSAGSVVGAQLSSGLLTLPELYDRQLADPEGEVPAGMGPTVLARYVWGVLRSRDAEAYGARMGRLALSARTEPEEARRAVFAARLLTHEWPSARRLVVTAVDALTGQLHAFDRSSGVGLLDAVGASCAVPGVWPPVTIGGRRFIDGGVRSSTNADLAAGYATVVIVAPISVGGGPVPSARAQASRLAAAGARVVLITPDRAARKAFGRNVLDPARRAPSARAGRGQAVAHADEVRAVLPV from the coding sequence ATGGCGGACATGGACCACGCGGGTACGGGCGCGGGCGCGGACACGGGAACGGACGGGGACGGGCCTTCGCGGCACCGGGGAACCGCCCTGGTGCTCGGGGGCGGCGGACTCGCCGGCATCGGCTGGGAGGTCGGCATCCTGCACGGCCTCGCCGAGGCCGGAGCGGACGTCTCCCGGGCCGATCTCATCGTCGGCACGTCGGCGGGATCCGTGGTCGGTGCCCAGCTCTCCTCGGGGCTGCTCACCCTTCCGGAGCTGTATGACCGTCAGCTCGCGGATCCCGAGGGGGAGGTGCCCGCCGGAATGGGCCCCACCGTGCTCGCACGCTATGTCTGGGGGGTGCTCCGTTCCCGCGACGCCGAGGCGTACGGCGCGCGCATGGGACGGCTCGCGCTGTCCGCCCGCACCGAGCCGGAGGAGGCCCGCCGCGCCGTGTTCGCCGCCCGGCTCCTCACCCACGAATGGCCGTCGGCGCGCCGCCTCGTCGTCACCGCGGTGGACGCGCTCACCGGGCAGCTCCACGCGTTCGACCGGAGCAGCGGGGTGGGGCTGCTCGACGCCGTCGGCGCCAGTTGCGCCGTTCCCGGAGTCTGGCCGCCCGTCACCATCGGCGGGCGCCGCTTCATCGACGGCGGGGTGCGCTCGTCCACGAACGCCGACCTCGCGGCCGGATACGCCACGGTCGTCATCGTGGCGCCCATCTCGGTCGGTGGGGGACCCGTGCCGTCTGCCCGCGCGCAGGCGTCCCGGCTCGCCGCCGCCGGCGCCCGGGTCGTGCTGATCACCCCGGACCGCGCGGCCCGGAAGGCGTTCGGGCGCAACGTCCTCGACCCCGCGCGCCGGGCGCCCTCCGCCCGCGCCGGGCGCGGCCAGGCGGTCGCCCACGCGGACGAGGTACGGGCGGTACTGCCGGTCTGA